From the Paludisphaera mucosa genome, one window contains:
- a CDS encoding PSD1 and planctomycete cytochrome C domain-containing protein, whose protein sequence is MPRPLLVIAAIGCLVGTREAAAEEKIDYLRQIKPILSARCYACHGALKQKSNLRTDSVKALMAGGAGGAVVEPGKSDASRLVELVAEHGEGRMPPPGDGEALSAEQVALIKRWIDEGAAAPPDDAPEPDPREHWSFRAPVRPSLPTSGAAPGGNPIDEFLAAGWLPKRIAPQPPAPKGLLLRRVYLDLIGVPPTAEEQAEFLADESPQAYEALVDRLLAGKAYAERWGRRWMDVWRYSDWWGLGAEVRNSQKHIWHWRDWIIESLDADKGYDQMVREMIAADELYPVDPDRLRATGFLARSYFKFNRNSWLEEVVEHTGKAFLGLTVNCAKCHDHKYDPVSQEDYYRFRAFFEPYQVRTDQLPGQLDFEKDGLPRVFDCNLDAPTYRFIRGDESRPATDRALKPGVPSALAWADLDIKPVTLPPTASRPGLQPFVLEDQLRAANVLIETAQAEAAKAREHLAAVEAATASATTGKTELAEKTGFRDDFSAAHSEHWESSGGRWAYENGRLVQGEPGEVRSIHRTRSDHPADFLATLRFTITGGAPWRSVGLCFDSAEGRDVLVYLSAFADGPKLQVSYQRGGNSTYPAEGSRARPIKLGEPYELSVRVRGTLINVAVNGEHALAYRLPVERAPGKLALVTYAAMAEFTLIELAGLPPDAQLVENGSPTFRGATALEQARARVTVADKALATAEAHPVALRARAAADRARHQQPPVDAAKSLAVEAARAERREALARAEEALARLDLQVDVAGSAAKDEAKKREAATAAVAAARKAVNELTDAFTPLRGAVKAVESPTDTQAPNVLTFPETSTGRRTALANWLTDRKNPLVARVAVNHIWARHFGQPLVATVFDFGRKGARPSHAELLDWLAVEFMEDGWSMKRLHKRIVTSQAYRRSSSSAGADPATLAADPGNRLYWRMNPVRMEAQVVRDSLFRLAGELSDQAGGPPIPNTEAMSPRRSLYFVHSHNDHDRFLSTFDDASVLDCYRRDESIVPVQALALWNSGLSQAMAAKIADRLIARLGATSDAKFAAEAFRTILCTPPTAEEGSACEQALADLKALLKNRNAPDPDRRAREILVQSLLNHNDFITIR, encoded by the coding sequence ATGCCACGGCCGCTACTGGTGATCGCCGCCATCGGTTGTCTCGTCGGAACGCGCGAGGCGGCCGCCGAGGAGAAGATCGATTACCTCCGGCAGATCAAGCCGATCCTCTCCGCCCGCTGCTACGCCTGCCACGGGGCCTTGAAGCAGAAAAGCAATCTTCGCACCGACTCGGTGAAGGCCCTGATGGCGGGGGGAGCCGGCGGTGCGGTCGTCGAGCCGGGCAAGAGCGATGCGAGTCGCCTCGTCGAACTGGTCGCCGAGCATGGTGAAGGGAGGATGCCCCCTCCCGGCGACGGCGAGGCGTTGAGCGCCGAACAGGTCGCGTTGATCAAGCGGTGGATCGACGAGGGAGCCGCCGCTCCCCCCGACGACGCCCCCGAGCCCGACCCGCGCGAACACTGGTCGTTTCGCGCCCCGGTCCGACCGAGCCTGCCGACGAGCGGCGCCGCCCCCGGCGGCAACCCGATCGACGAATTTCTGGCCGCAGGTTGGCTGCCCAAACGCATCGCGCCTCAGCCGCCGGCCCCGAAGGGCCTGTTGCTGCGCCGCGTCTACCTGGACCTGATCGGCGTCCCCCCCACGGCGGAGGAGCAGGCGGAATTCCTGGCCGACGAATCGCCCCAGGCCTACGAGGCGCTCGTGGATCGCCTCCTCGCCGGCAAGGCGTACGCCGAGCGATGGGGGCGGCGCTGGATGGACGTATGGCGCTACAGCGATTGGTGGGGGTTGGGCGCCGAGGTCCGCAACAGCCAGAAGCACATCTGGCACTGGCGCGACTGGATCATCGAATCGCTCGACGCCGACAAGGGCTACGACCAGATGGTCCGCGAGATGATCGCCGCCGACGAGTTGTATCCCGTCGACCCCGATCGACTCCGCGCCACGGGCTTCCTCGCCCGCAGCTACTTCAAGTTCAATCGCAACTCCTGGCTCGAAGAGGTCGTCGAGCACACCGGCAAGGCCTTCCTGGGCCTGACGGTGAACTGCGCGAAATGCCACGACCACAAGTACGACCCGGTCAGCCAGGAAGACTACTACCGCTTCCGCGCCTTCTTCGAGCCTTACCAGGTGCGCACGGACCAGCTCCCGGGCCAGCTCGATTTCGAGAAGGACGGCCTCCCCCGGGTCTTCGACTGCAACCTCGACGCTCCGACCTATCGATTCATCCGCGGCGACGAGTCCCGTCCTGCGACGGATCGAGCCCTCAAGCCCGGCGTCCCCTCGGCGCTGGCCTGGGCCGACCTGGACATCAAGCCCGTGACGCTGCCGCCGACGGCCTCTCGGCCGGGCTTGCAACCTTTCGTCCTTGAAGACCAGCTCCGGGCCGCAAACGTCCTGATCGAGACGGCCCAGGCCGAGGCGGCGAAGGCGCGCGAGCATCTGGCCGCCGTCGAGGCGGCGACGGCCTCGGCGACCACTGGCAAGACTGAGCTCGCCGAGAAGACGGGCTTTCGGGACGACTTCTCCGCGGCCCACTCCGAGCATTGGGAATCGAGCGGGGGCCGCTGGGCCTACGAGAACGGCAGACTCGTCCAGGGCGAGCCCGGCGAGGTCCGATCGATTCATCGCACCCGGTCGGACCACCCGGCCGACTTCCTCGCGACCCTGAGGTTCACCATCACCGGCGGAGCGCCCTGGCGATCGGTGGGCCTGTGCTTCGACTCGGCCGAGGGCCGCGACGTCCTCGTCTACCTGAGCGCCTTCGCCGACGGGCCCAAGCTCCAGGTCTCCTACCAGCGGGGAGGCAACAGCACCTACCCCGCGGAGGGGAGCCGGGCCCGGCCGATCAAGCTCGGCGAACCCTACGAGCTGTCCGTCCGCGTTCGCGGGACGCTCATCAACGTCGCGGTCAACGGCGAGCATGCCCTGGCCTATCGCCTGCCCGTCGAACGGGCTCCCGGGAAGCTCGCGCTCGTCACCTATGCCGCGATGGCCGAGTTCACCCTGATCGAGCTGGCCGGCCTGCCTCCCGACGCCCAGCTCGTCGAGAACGGTTCGCCGACGTTCCGAGGCGCGACCGCCCTCGAACAGGCCAGGGCCCGCGTGACGGTCGCCGACAAGGCCCTCGCGACGGCCGAGGCCCATCCCGTCGCGCTCCGGGCGAGGGCGGCCGCGGATCGCGCCCGCCACCAGCAACCCCCGGTCGACGCCGCGAAGTCGCTCGCCGTCGAGGCGGCCCGCGCGGAGCGGCGCGAGGCCCTGGCCCGCGCCGAGGAGGCCCTCGCCCGACTCGATCTGCAGGTCGACGTTGCGGGCTCGGCCGCGAAAGACGAGGCGAAGAAGCGTGAGGCGGCGACCGCCGCCGTCGCCGCGGCCCGCAAGGCGGTCAATGAGTTGACCGACGCTTTCACGCCCCTCCGCGGGGCCGTGAAGGCCGTCGAATCGCCCACCGACACCCAGGCTCCGAACGTCCTGACCTTCCCGGAAACGAGCACCGGGCGGCGCACCGCGCTGGCGAACTGGCTGACGGACAGGAAAAACCCGCTCGTGGCCCGGGTCGCGGTCAATCACATCTGGGCCCGCCATTTCGGCCAGCCCCTGGTCGCGACCGTCTTCGACTTCGGCCGCAAGGGAGCCCGGCCGAGCCACGCCGAGCTGCTCGACTGGCTGGCCGTCGAATTCATGGAGGACGGCTGGAGCATGAAACGGCTCCACAAGCGGATCGTCACGTCCCAGGCCTATCGCCGCAGTTCGTCGAGCGCCGGCGCGGATCCCGCCACTCTGGCGGCCGATCCGGGTAATCGGCTTTACTGGCGGATGAACCCGGTCCGGATGGAGGCGCAGGTCGTCCGCGACAGCCTCTTCCGACTCGCCGGCGAGCTTTCCGATCAGGCGGGCGGGCCGCCGATCCCGAACACGGAGGCGATGTCTCCCAGGCGGAGCCTCTACTTCGTCCACTCGCACAACGACCACGACAGGTTCCTCTCCACGTTCGACGACGCGAGCGTTCTGGACTGCTATCGACGCGACGAGAGCATCGTGCCCGTGCAGGCGCTGGCGCTCTGGAACAGCGGCCTCTCGCAGGCCATGGCGGCGAAGATCGCGGACCGGCTGATCGCCCGGCTCGGCGCGACCAGCGACGCGAAGTTCGCCGCCGAGGCCTTCCGGACGATTTTGTGCACGCCGCCGACCGCCGAAGAGGGCTCTGCCTGCGAGCAGGCCCTCGCCGACCTGAAGGCCTTGCTGAAGAACCGTAACGCGCCCGATCCCGACCGCCGCGCCCGAGAGATCCTCGTGCAGTCGCTGCTCAACCACAACGACTTCATCACCATCCGCTGA
- a CDS encoding YaiI/YqxD family protein: MPIYVDADACPVKEEIYKVARRHVVKVFVVSNASMFVPKDDLIEMVVVRSGFDSADDWIVDRIVGGDVAITTDIPLAERCLKAGARVLSPKGRTFTEDAIGEAMATRALMDMLRQSGEFGGGPSAFTKVDRSRFLSKLDETLHAIARERR; this comes from the coding sequence ATGCCGATTTACGTCGACGCCGACGCCTGCCCGGTCAAGGAGGAGATCTACAAGGTCGCTCGCCGGCACGTCGTCAAGGTGTTCGTCGTCTCGAACGCCTCGATGTTCGTCCCCAAAGACGACCTGATCGAGATGGTGGTCGTCCGCAGCGGCTTCGACTCGGCCGACGACTGGATCGTCGACCGCATCGTCGGGGGCGACGTCGCGATCACCACCGACATCCCGCTGGCCGAACGCTGCCTCAAGGCGGGGGCGCGGGTGCTGAGCCCGAAGGGCCGGACGTTCACCGAGGACGCCATCGGCGAGGCGATGGCGACCCGCGCCCTGATGGACATGCTGAGGCAGTCGGGCGAGTTCGGCGGCGGGCCCTCGGCCTTCACCAAGGTGGATCGATCCCGATTCCTCTCGAAGCTGGACGAGACGCTCCACGCCATCGCGAGGGAACGTCGTTGA
- a CDS encoding potassium-transporting ATPase subunit F, with protein MDWMHVVAVVTAAFLAVYLSVALLKPEWFA; from the coding sequence ATGGACTGGATGCACGTCGTGGCGGTGGTGACGGCGGCCTTCCTGGCCGTCTACCTGTCCGTCGCCCTGTTGAAGCCGGAGTGGTTCGCATGA
- a CDS encoding macro domain-containing protein — translation MSLEIVEGDLLDQPVEAIVNSWNRNVIPWWLLLPQGVSGAIKRRAGLAPFRELARLGPIPLGGAVATTAGRLPFKAIIHVAGINLVWRASEASIRDSARHAVDLADQLGLRSLATPLIGAGSGGFDPDRAERIMIETLGAVHSPVEIVVVRYRRPQG, via the coding sequence ATGAGCCTTGAAATCGTGGAGGGCGACCTCCTGGATCAGCCGGTCGAGGCGATCGTCAATTCGTGGAACCGCAACGTGATCCCCTGGTGGCTGCTCCTGCCCCAGGGCGTCTCGGGGGCGATCAAGCGGCGGGCGGGGCTCGCGCCGTTTCGCGAGCTGGCGCGGCTGGGGCCGATCCCCCTGGGCGGGGCGGTGGCGACCACCGCGGGCCGGCTCCCCTTCAAGGCGATCATCCACGTCGCCGGGATCAACCTCGTCTGGCGGGCGTCGGAGGCCTCGATCCGCGACTCGGCGCGCCACGCCGTGGACCTGGCTGATCAACTCGGCCTGCGGTCGCTTGCGACCCCCCTGATCGGCGCGGGCTCCGGAGGCTTCGATCCGGATCGGGCCGAGCGGATCATGATCGAGACCCTGGGGGCGGTCCATTCGCCGGTCGAGATCGTCGTCGTGCGATATCGCCGGCCGCAGGGGTGA
- a CDS encoding MFS transporter: MTQEADIILAADADGVSTDPSRERPDRDDHSGATRVRHAVLIWLCVATTVAYIDRGCLSVAEKSIRADLGLSESQMGLVMSAFFLAYALFQMPAARLDRAWGSRRALPVFSAVWSLATGLCGFANGLVLLLAARFSMGAAEAGVFPSSTGVLSRWYPASRRASVSGILAGFMGVGGAVGAALSGFILVYVSWRWMFFLYAVPGMIWALGFALWFRNTPGEHAAVDEAERSLIAEGATRRDGPGDGPIAWRTLMTNRSVIGLALQQFFRAAAAIFYLSWFPTYLRETRGVGVWEAGLLTSLPHWTTMLGCLAGGWLSDRALAKTGSLRLARQGVAAASMFLATILIGLAYPIADARLAVLILSLGAFSAALAGPCAYALTMDLGGRDTPQVFGIMNTAGAVGSILFPILVPRLVQLTGSWDAVLAFFAAIHIVAGACWLIFDADRDTI, encoded by the coding sequence TTGACTCAAGAAGCGGACATCATCCTGGCGGCGGACGCCGACGGCGTCTCGACGGACCCGTCCCGCGAGCGACCGGATCGCGACGATCACTCGGGCGCGACGCGGGTTCGACACGCCGTCCTGATCTGGCTCTGCGTCGCCACGACCGTCGCCTACATCGATCGCGGCTGCCTGAGCGTCGCCGAGAAATCGATCCGCGCGGACCTGGGCCTGAGCGAGTCGCAGATGGGCCTGGTGATGAGCGCCTTCTTCCTGGCCTATGCGCTCTTCCAGATGCCCGCCGCCCGCCTGGACCGGGCCTGGGGCTCCCGTCGCGCCTTGCCCGTCTTCTCCGCCGTCTGGTCCCTGGCCACCGGTCTCTGCGGCTTCGCGAACGGCCTCGTGCTGCTGCTCGCGGCGCGTTTCTCGATGGGGGCCGCGGAGGCCGGCGTCTTCCCCTCGTCGACGGGCGTTCTCAGCCGCTGGTATCCTGCGTCGCGGCGCGCCTCCGTGAGCGGGATCTTGGCCGGGTTCATGGGCGTGGGGGGAGCCGTCGGGGCCGCGTTGTCGGGCTTCATCCTCGTCTACGTCTCATGGCGCTGGATGTTCTTCCTGTACGCCGTGCCGGGGATGATCTGGGCGCTCGGCTTCGCCCTCTGGTTCCGCAACACGCCCGGCGAGCACGCGGCGGTCGACGAGGCGGAACGGAGCCTCATCGCCGAGGGGGCGACGCGGCGCGACGGGCCTGGGGACGGGCCGATCGCCTGGCGTACTTTGATGACGAATCGTTCCGTGATCGGCCTGGCCTTGCAGCAGTTCTTCCGCGCGGCGGCGGCCATTTTCTACCTGAGCTGGTTCCCGACCTACCTACGCGAGACCCGGGGCGTCGGCGTCTGGGAGGCGGGACTGCTGACGAGCCTGCCGCACTGGACGACGATGCTCGGCTGCCTGGCCGGCGGCTGGCTGTCGGATCGGGCCCTGGCGAAGACGGGGAGCCTGCGTCTCGCCCGCCAGGGGGTCGCGGCGGCGAGCATGTTCCTGGCGACGATTCTGATCGGCCTGGCGTATCCGATCGCCGACGCGCGGCTGGCCGTGCTCATCCTGAGCCTCGGCGCGTTCTCGGCGGCGTTGGCCGGGCCCTGCGCCTACGCCTTGACGATGGACCTCGGCGGCCGCGACACGCCGCAGGTCTTCGGGATCATGAACACCGCCGGGGCCGTGGGCTCGATCCTCTTCCCCATCCTCGTCCCCAGGCTCGTCCAACTTACGGGCTCCTGGGACGCCGTGCTTGCTTTCTTCGCGGCGATCCATATCGTGGCTGGCGCGTGCTGGCTCATCTTCGACGCCGACCGCGACACCATCTGA
- a CDS encoding DUF1501 domain-containing protein has translation MPNPIPPGLAPCPGGHRRRFLADMGMGFTGLALGAMLHRDGVARAADGVWTPPDGRPHFAPKAKSVIWLFMNGGVSHMETFDPKPELNKYAGKTIAETPYQGTQDPKKLALARVVVVNDANGQARTKLYPLQIGFKKYGQSGIEVSDWLPHIGGCIDDVAVVRSMYTTDNNHGAQTQFHSGRHMLDGEFPNLGAWAHYGLGSLNDNLPQYVSMGVREYWNKTDGHYLGPAHDAIPIRVDPANPLDYGRPEKEMGDAEQRLGFGLVDRLNRLRAVEYPDDPALSARIKAYELAYRMQGSLPEVIDFRGEAEETRGLYGLDDPATKDFGAQMLACRRLVERGVRFVQVQDGGGGAGAWDAHGGLRANHAGNCRRIDKPIAGLLTDLKRRGLLDETLVVFGTEFGRTPGSQGSDGRDHHIYGFSVWMAGGGIKGGVVHGSTDEIGFHAEEDRHYVTDVHATILHLLGLDGRKLEIPGRKRLEIDHGTPIREIMA, from the coding sequence ATGCCTAACCCGATTCCTCCCGGCCTCGCCCCCTGCCCCGGCGGCCATCGCCGCCGCTTCCTCGCCGACATGGGGATGGGCTTCACCGGCCTCGCGCTCGGGGCCATGCTCCATCGCGACGGCGTGGCGCGGGCGGCGGACGGCGTCTGGACGCCCCCGGACGGCCGCCCCCATTTCGCGCCGAAGGCGAAGTCGGTCATCTGGCTCTTCATGAACGGCGGCGTCAGCCACATGGAGACCTTCGACCCGAAGCCCGAGCTGAACAAATACGCCGGCAAGACGATCGCCGAGACCCCCTACCAGGGGACCCAGGACCCGAAGAAGCTCGCCCTGGCCCGCGTCGTCGTCGTGAACGACGCCAACGGCCAGGCGCGCACCAAGCTCTATCCCCTCCAGATCGGCTTCAAGAAGTACGGGCAGAGCGGGATCGAGGTCAGCGACTGGCTGCCCCACATCGGCGGTTGCATCGACGACGTCGCCGTCGTCCGCTCGATGTACACGACCGACAACAACCACGGCGCGCAGACGCAGTTCCACTCGGGCCGGCACATGCTCGACGGCGAATTCCCGAACCTGGGGGCGTGGGCGCACTACGGCCTGGGCTCGCTCAACGACAACCTGCCCCAGTACGTCTCGATGGGGGTTCGGGAATACTGGAACAAGACCGACGGCCACTACCTCGGGCCGGCGCACGACGCGATCCCGATCCGCGTCGACCCGGCGAACCCGCTCGACTACGGCCGTCCCGAGAAGGAGATGGGCGACGCCGAGCAGCGGCTCGGCTTCGGGCTGGTCGATCGCCTGAACCGGCTCCGGGCCGTCGAATACCCCGACGATCCCGCCCTGTCGGCTCGGATCAAGGCCTATGAGCTGGCTTATCGGATGCAGGGGTCGCTCCCCGAGGTCATCGACTTCCGCGGCGAGGCCGAGGAGACCCGCGGCCTCTACGGCCTCGACGATCCCGCGACGAAGGACTTCGGCGCCCAGATGCTCGCCTGCCGGCGGCTCGTCGAACGCGGCGTCCGGTTCGTCCAGGTTCAGGACGGCGGCGGGGGCGCGGGGGCGTGGGACGCCCACGGCGGCCTGAGGGCCAATCATGCGGGCAACTGCCGGCGGATCGACAAGCCGATCGCCGGGCTCCTTACCGACCTGAAGCGCCGGGGCCTGCTCGACGAGACCCTCGTGGTCTTCGGGACCGAGTTCGGCCGGACGCCCGGCTCGCAGGGGAGCGACGGCCGCGACCACCACATCTACGGCTTCTCGGTCTGGATGGCCGGCGGCGGGATCAAGGGGGGCGTGGTCCACGGCTCGACCGACGAGATCGGCTTCCACGCCGAGGAGGACCGCCACTACGTCACCGACGTCCACGCGACCATCCTGCACCTCCTGGGCCTCGACGGCCGCAAGCTGGAGATCCCCGGGCGGAAGCGTCTGGAGATCGACCACGGGACGCCGATCCGCGAAATCATGGCTTGA
- a CDS encoding aspartate aminotransferase family protein produces MEHAQSGALFARNRRLIPGGVVSLNRLVDPEIAFVRGRGARVWDADGNEYLDYHAGFAPYVLGHNHPEVQEAVIRSIEEGWTLMGSGTTPWEGRAAELLCESVPSLDRVQLTTTGSEATYHALRLSRAYTGRDHIVVMQGGYNGWHDEVACNVMTPLEKLGPASKGGENPFVPLSAGMPSDVAARVHVVEFNDPEAVERCFRKYEVACLVAEPILQNIGVVKPRAGYLEWLRDLCDRHGVVLVLDEVKTGFRHALGGYQSLAGVRPDLSTFGKAIANGYPLGAIGGKAEIMDLFNHPEPGRRVLIAGTFNGHPTPVAAAIATMEILKRDRDIVYPQLEALGARMQQGLESLFDRHGVTATVVRQGSAFCVYFMDHAPRNWRDLASNHDMARDLRYRKALIARGVYHFPLPTKQGSLSTAHTEADVDATLDATEAVLLDGI; encoded by the coding sequence ATGGAACACGCGCAATCCGGGGCCCTCTTCGCCCGCAACCGTCGCCTCATCCCGGGTGGCGTCGTCTCTCTCAACCGACTGGTCGATCCGGAGATCGCCTTCGTGAGAGGGCGCGGAGCCCGAGTCTGGGACGCCGACGGCAACGAGTATCTCGACTACCACGCCGGGTTCGCCCCTTATGTCCTGGGCCACAACCATCCCGAGGTCCAGGAGGCCGTGATCCGGTCGATCGAGGAGGGCTGGACCCTGATGGGCTCGGGGACGACCCCCTGGGAAGGTCGCGCGGCCGAGCTCCTCTGCGAGTCCGTCCCGTCCCTCGACCGGGTGCAGCTCACCACCACCGGCTCGGAAGCCACGTACCACGCCCTGAGGCTCTCGCGGGCGTACACCGGCCGCGACCACATCGTCGTGATGCAGGGCGGCTACAACGGCTGGCACGACGAGGTGGCCTGCAACGTCATGACCCCGCTCGAAAAGCTGGGGCCGGCCTCGAAGGGGGGAGAGAACCCGTTCGTCCCCCTCTCGGCGGGGATGCCCTCGGACGTCGCGGCGCGTGTCCACGTGGTCGAGTTCAACGACCCGGAAGCCGTGGAGCGGTGCTTCCGGAAGTACGAGGTCGCCTGCCTCGTCGCGGAGCCGATCCTCCAGAACATCGGCGTCGTGAAGCCCCGCGCCGGGTATCTGGAATGGTTGCGCGACCTTTGCGATCGCCACGGAGTCGTCCTGGTCCTCGACGAGGTGAAGACCGGCTTCCGCCACGCTCTGGGGGGATATCAATCGCTGGCCGGCGTCCGACCGGACCTTTCCACCTTCGGCAAGGCGATCGCCAACGGCTACCCCCTCGGAGCGATCGGCGGCAAGGCCGAGATCATGGATCTCTTCAACCACCCCGAGCCCGGGCGCCGCGTGCTGATCGCCGGGACCTTCAACGGCCATCCGACGCCGGTCGCCGCGGCCATCGCCACCATGGAGATCCTCAAGCGCGACCGGGACATCGTCTATCCCCAGCTCGAGGCGCTCGGAGCCCGCATGCAGCAGGGGCTCGAAAGCCTCTTCGACCGCCACGGCGTCACGGCCACCGTCGTCCGGCAAGGGTCCGCCTTCTGCGTCTACTTCATGGATCACGCGCCCCGGAACTGGCGCGACCTGGCCTCGAACCACGACATGGCGCGCGACCTTCGCTACCGCAAGGCCCTTATCGCCCGCGGCGTCTACCATTTCCCCTTGCCGACCAAGCAAGGGAGCCTTTCCACCGCCCACACCGAGGCCGACGTCGACGCCACCCTGGATGCGACCGAGGCCGTGCTGCTCGACGGGATCTGA
- a CDS encoding PIG-L deacetylase family protein codes for MNRRSLLCRTGALGVGASLGDDAPPRRKVVVAGGHPGDPEYGCGGTIARCADLGHDVVLLYLNDGVPAGKPKDGVRVAEAGQACEILKARPLFVGQVDGDAVVDRAHYEAFARLLTAEKPDAVFTHWPIDNHADHRAMSLLVYDAWLQMKRSFALFYYEVSSGEDTVQFAPVQYVDVSAVEPRKRRACFAHVSQSPGRFYTLQDQVARMRGIEKGCLQAEGFIRHVQGPGFDLP; via the coding sequence ATGAATCGACGATCGCTGCTCTGTCGGACGGGGGCTTTGGGCGTCGGCGCGAGCCTGGGCGACGACGCGCCGCCCAGGCGGAAGGTTGTCGTGGCGGGGGGGCATCCCGGCGATCCCGAGTACGGATGCGGCGGCACGATCGCCCGTTGCGCCGACCTCGGTCACGACGTCGTCCTGCTCTACCTCAACGACGGCGTGCCGGCGGGGAAGCCGAAGGACGGCGTCCGCGTCGCCGAGGCGGGCCAGGCGTGCGAGATCCTCAAGGCCCGTCCTCTCTTCGTCGGCCAGGTCGACGGCGACGCCGTGGTCGACCGCGCCCACTACGAAGCCTTCGCGCGGCTCCTGACCGCCGAGAAGCCCGACGCCGTCTTCACCCACTGGCCGATCGACAACCACGCGGACCACCGGGCCATGTCGCTGCTGGTCTACGACGCCTGGCTGCAGATGAAACGGAGCTTCGCCCTCTTCTATTACGAAGTGTCGAGCGGCGAGGACACCGTCCAGTTCGCTCCCGTCCAGTACGTCGACGTCTCGGCCGTCGAGCCTCGCAAGCGGCGGGCCTGCTTCGCGCACGTCAGCCAGTCGCCCGGGCGTTTCTACACCCTGCAGGATCAGGTCGCCCGGATGCGGGGCATCGAGAAGGGCTGCCTTCAAGCGGAGGGTTTCATCCGCCACGTTCAGGGCCCGGGGTTCGACCTTCCCTGA